A genomic stretch from Flavobacterium sp. KS-LB2 includes:
- a CDS encoding DoxX family protein, whose protein sequence is MKLLTKITKPILLPHWSQDLFLTIPRIVCGYLLAFNFGAAKFGMPWSPTDANLRFFEVAFWFPNDVANYGGIFAIAPIFFAWMGAFAEAIGGLLLLFGFQTRIASFFIICTMLVAIFIQQINNGLWNCLAAMGFLWVAMFYLILGSGRFGIDYLLTKHKV, encoded by the coding sequence ATGAAACTACTAACTAAAATCACAAAACCCATATTGTTGCCTCATTGGTCACAAGATTTATTTTTAACAATTCCCCGAATTGTATGTGGCTACTTGTTAGCCTTTAATTTTGGAGCAGCAAAATTCGGAATGCCTTGGTCGCCAACCGATGCTAATTTAAGATTTTTTGAAGTCGCTTTTTGGTTTCCAAATGATGTGGCAAATTATGGTGGAATTTTTGCTATTGCTCCAATATTTTTTGCTTGGATGGGTGCCTTTGCAGAAGCCATTGGCGGATTATTGTTATTGTTCGGATTTCAAACTCGAATTGCTTCTTTTTTTATTATCTGTACTATGCTGGTTGCTATTTTTATACAACAAATCAACAACGGATTATGGAATTGTCTTGCCGCCATGGGATTTCTTTGGGTGGCGATGTTCTATTTAATTCTAGGTTCAGGAAGATTTGGAATTGATTATCTACTAACTAAACATAAAGTATAA
- a CDS encoding GIN domain-containing protein has product MAKLIIAIVLTLTSTIANAQLKGSGKISTKNYDYKNFDKVYFEDLDGKIEIEIGKTWSVLITIDDNLESLLNFSENVSENELKIQFKENKNNKMYVEDSNIIIKITMPEASVIKNSGNSDLRVQNISGRYFILENTGNGDSNVSGTVDVLDIIKIGNGDIDASNLNARKAELKSTGNGNLTVNVSEILSARLTGNGDVINTGKAKFDSGSKKSGNGELILKNTKFKNQTQSLNK; this is encoded by the coding sequence ATGGCAAAATTAATTATCGCAATTGTATTGACATTAACTTCAACTATTGCAAACGCACAACTGAAAGGTTCGGGAAAAATTAGTACTAAAAATTACGATTACAAAAACTTCGACAAAGTTTATTTTGAAGATTTAGATGGAAAAATTGAAATTGAAATTGGAAAAACTTGGAGTGTTTTAATAACTATTGATGACAACCTAGAAAGCCTTTTAAATTTCTCAGAAAACGTTTCAGAAAATGAATTAAAAATTCAATTCAAAGAAAACAAAAACAATAAAATGTATGTTGAAGATTCCAATATCATAATTAAAATTACGATGCCAGAAGCGAGTGTCATTAAAAATTCCGGAAACAGTGACTTGAGAGTTCAGAATATTTCAGGGCGTTACTTTATACTGGAAAATACTGGAAATGGTGATAGCAATGTTAGTGGTACAGTTGATGTTTTGGACATTATCAAAATTGGAAATGGTGATATTGATGCTTCGAATCTTAACGCTAGAAAAGCGGAATTAAAAAGCACTGGAAACGGAAACTTGACTGTCAATGTTTCTGAAATACTTTCAGCTAGATTAACCGGAAATGGAGATGTCATTAATACAGGCAAAGCAAAATTTGATTCGGGTTCAAAAAAATCTGGTAATGGAGAATTAATTCTAAAAAATACCAAATTCAAAAATCAAACTCAGTCGCTAAACAAATAA
- a CDS encoding helix-turn-helix domain-containing protein, producing the protein MLYQFGFYSSVLLISFTQGIIYSLLLLAKAVKTENKSNYWLSIFIFLCSLYIAPWMLGFAGWYDNQPYRDFLFYTPFQHLLFLGPLIFFYTQSLLNPSFKFSKKEALHLLPGFFYLIYIVAIWIYDKFILGENYFYENGMDKDFDQWYQKLGLLSMIVYFILSIRYYNVYKKLMFQVVSYADSILFKWVKTYLMAFLVMLLLPVFFDILGFFYPEIKSYQGSWWFFLSFSIVMYYIAITGYSNPINTTIPFKMSFFDKNPILLLNENNSDELETIIDIQHETFKEKKSPEIELWKSKITTLIQTEKLYKNPKLTLTDLAKKLETNAPVISKAINQGFQMNFNDCINNYRIEAVKNSFTNGEQKKSTLLGIAFDNGFNSKATFNRSFKKNTGKTPKEFIETL; encoded by the coding sequence ATGCTTTATCAATTTGGCTTCTACAGTTCCGTTTTACTTATTTCGTTTACGCAAGGGATCATTTACAGCTTACTCTTACTTGCAAAAGCCGTTAAAACCGAAAACAAGTCAAATTATTGGTTGAGTATTTTTATTTTCCTCTGTAGCCTGTATATTGCGCCTTGGATGCTTGGTTTTGCTGGTTGGTATGACAATCAACCATACAGGGATTTTTTATTTTATACTCCTTTTCAACATTTGCTTTTTCTTGGTCCGCTTATCTTTTTTTACACGCAAAGTCTTTTAAATCCATCTTTCAAATTTTCAAAAAAAGAAGCACTTCATTTACTTCCTGGATTTTTTTACCTTATCTATATTGTTGCCATTTGGATTTATGATAAGTTCATTTTAGGCGAAAATTATTTCTATGAAAACGGAATGGATAAGGATTTTGACCAATGGTACCAAAAGCTGGGTTTACTTTCTATGATTGTTTATTTTATTTTAAGTATCCGATACTATAATGTATACAAAAAACTAATGTTTCAAGTAGTTAGTTATGCCGATTCTATTTTATTTAAATGGGTAAAAACCTATCTGATGGCTTTTTTAGTCATGCTTCTTCTTCCCGTTTTTTTTGACATTTTAGGATTCTTTTATCCCGAAATAAAATCGTATCAAGGCAGTTGGTGGTTTTTTCTGTCCTTTTCGATAGTTATGTATTACATTGCAATTACAGGATATTCCAATCCTATAAATACCACAATTCCTTTTAAAATGTCGTTTTTTGATAAAAATCCGATTCTTTTATTGAATGAAAATAATTCAGATGAATTAGAAACCATAATTGATATTCAGCACGAAACTTTTAAAGAAAAAAAATCGCCCGAAATTGAACTTTGGAAATCAAAAATTACAACCTTAATTCAAACTGAAAAATTGTATAAAAATCCCAAATTAACGCTTACCGATTTAGCAAAAAAATTAGAAACAAATGCTCCTGTGATTTCTAAAGCTATCAACCAAGGTTTTCAAATGAATTTTAACGATTGTATCAATAATTACCGAATTGAAGCCGTAAAAAATAGTTTTACAAATGGCGAACAAAAAAAATCTACCTTATTAGGAATTGCTTTTGATAATGGGTTCAATTCAAAAGCTACTTTCAACCGCTCTTTCAAAAAAAATACTGGAAAAACTCCGAAAGAATTCATCGAAACGCTATAA
- the dusB gene encoding tRNA dihydrouridine synthase DusB, with protein MIKIGNIILPDFPLLLAPMEDVSDPPFRRLCKAHGADMMYSEFISSEGLIRDAIKSRMKLDIFDYERPVGIQIFGGDEEAMALSSKIVSTVNPDIIDINFGCPVKKVVCKGAGAGVLKDVDLMIRLTQAVIDSTHLPVTVKTRLGWDDNSINIDEVAERLQDIGVAALSIHARTRAQMYKGHSDWSHIARVKNNPRITMPIFGNGDIDSPEKALLYKNEYGIDGIMIGRAAIGYPWIFNEIKHYFKTGEHLAKPTVIDRVEAVRNHLTWAMEWKGERLGIVETRPHYTNYFKGIHSFKTHKQKLVTLDRPEELFAALNDIEEAYVGYEVV; from the coding sequence ATGATCAAGATTGGCAACATAATATTACCTGATTTCCCTTTACTTCTCGCACCTATGGAAGATGTGAGCGATCCGCCTTTCCGCAGATTGTGTAAAGCCCATGGAGCTGATATGATGTACTCCGAGTTTATTTCTTCCGAAGGATTAATTCGTGACGCCATCAAAAGCCGAATGAAATTAGATATTTTCGATTATGAAAGACCTGTAGGAATCCAGATTTTTGGTGGTGATGAAGAAGCAATGGCGCTGTCGTCTAAAATTGTTTCTACGGTTAATCCAGATATTATTGACATCAATTTTGGTTGTCCTGTCAAAAAAGTCGTTTGCAAAGGTGCCGGAGCAGGAGTGTTGAAAGATGTAGATTTAATGATTCGCTTAACACAAGCTGTTATTGATAGCACGCATTTGCCAGTAACCGTAAAAACGCGTTTGGGTTGGGATGATAATTCCATTAATATTGATGAGGTTGCAGAGCGTTTACAAGATATTGGTGTGGCAGCTTTGAGCATACACGCCAGAACTCGTGCCCAAATGTATAAAGGTCATTCGGACTGGTCACACATTGCCCGAGTAAAAAATAATCCAAGAATTACAATGCCTATTTTCGGGAACGGTGATATCGATTCTCCAGAAAAGGCCTTGCTTTATAAAAACGAATACGGCATCGATGGAATCATGATTGGTCGTGCGGCCATTGGTTATCCGTGGATTTTTAACGAAATCAAACATTACTTCAAAACGGGAGAACATTTGGCTAAACCGACAGTTATTGATAGAGTTGAAGCGGTTCGAAATCACTTGACTTGGGCGATGGAATGGAAAGGCGAACGATTAGGAATTGTTGAAACGCGTCCGCATTACACCAATTATTTTAAAGGAATACATTCTTTTAAAACTCACAAACAAAAATTAGTAACCTTAGATCGACCTGAAGAATTGTTCGCCGCTTTGAATGATATTGAAGAGGCGTACGTAGGATATGAAGTTGTTTAA
- a CDS encoding MATE family efflux transporter — MTETTLEKNIFSRIFIILKQAIKGDESFDYTSGSIKKGVILLAIPMVLEMLMESVFALVDLYFVGHLEQSSYAIQAVGLTESVITIVYSIAIGISMAATAVVARRIGEKDPVAAAKAGMQAIIIAFVINTIISILGLIYAKDILLFMGASVEAAEYGVNFTRIMMGGSLCIMLLFLINGIFRGAGNAAIAMKSLWLANICNIILCPILINGFGPIPAFGLMGAAMATTIGRSIGVLYQLYHLFNGRGILKIIPSYFIPDLEQIKALVKIAAPGVLQFVIASCSWIFLAQLVATTGGDHGSAGYQTALRIMMFFILPAWGLSNAAATLVGQNLGAKKIERAEKSVFTTAKYNVIFMAIITVITLFFASSLISFFTNDLIIQKIAVEALQTMCLGYVFYGIGMVLINTFNGAGDTWTPTMINFFGFWLFQIPLAYLLSKYYKMGPTGVFIAIPIAETAITLASIVLYKRGKWKRIKV, encoded by the coding sequence ATGACAGAAACAACATTAGAAAAAAACATATTTTCTCGAATTTTCATAATATTAAAGCAAGCAATTAAAGGAGATGAATCTTTTGATTATACCTCTGGAAGCATCAAAAAAGGGGTAATTCTTTTAGCCATTCCGATGGTATTGGAAATGCTTATGGAATCCGTTTTCGCGCTAGTCGATTTATATTTCGTCGGTCATTTAGAGCAAAGCAGTTATGCTATTCAAGCGGTTGGCTTGACCGAATCAGTAATCACGATTGTTTATTCTATTGCCATCGGAATTAGTATGGCCGCTACTGCGGTTGTTGCTCGTAGAATAGGCGAAAAAGATCCTGTTGCTGCTGCAAAAGCCGGAATGCAAGCCATCATTATTGCATTTGTTATCAATACAATAATCAGCATTTTGGGTTTGATTTACGCCAAAGATATTTTGTTATTTATGGGAGCTTCCGTTGAAGCTGCTGAATACGGAGTTAACTTCACTCGAATCATGATGGGCGGAAGTTTATGCATTATGCTTTTATTCCTTATCAACGGAATATTCCGTGGCGCAGGAAATGCTGCTATTGCCATGAAAAGTCTTTGGCTAGCTAACATTTGCAACATTATTTTATGTCCTATATTAATCAATGGATTTGGACCTATTCCTGCTTTTGGATTAATGGGTGCCGCAATGGCAACAACTATCGGAAGAAGTATTGGTGTTTTGTACCAATTGTATCATTTATTTAATGGTAGAGGAATTTTAAAAATCATCCCTTCTTATTTCATTCCAGATTTGGAACAAATAAAAGCATTGGTAAAAATCGCTGCTCCTGGAGTATTACAGTTTGTAATTGCTTCCTGCAGTTGGATATTTTTGGCACAATTAGTCGCCACAACCGGCGGAGATCATGGTTCTGCGGGATATCAAACGGCATTGCGCATCATGATGTTTTTTATTCTTCCTGCTTGGGGATTAAGTAATGCTGCAGCAACTTTGGTAGGTCAAAATTTAGGTGCCAAAAAAATTGAACGTGCCGAAAAATCAGTTTTTACCACTGCAAAATACAATGTGATTTTTATGGCAATTATTACGGTTATCACATTGTTTTTTGCCAGTTCCCTGATTTCATTTTTTACAAATGATCTTATTATTCAAAAGATTGCCGTTGAAGCATTACAAACCATGTGCTTGGGATATGTTTTTTATGGAATAGGAATGGTGTTAATTAATACATTCAATGGAGCCGGTGATACCTGGACTCCAACAATGATTAATTTTTTCGGATTCTGGTTGTTCCAAATTCCATTGGCTTATTTATTATCCAAATACTATAAAATGGGACCAACAGGTGTTTTTATAGCGATTCCTATAGCCGAAACCGCAATTACTTTGGCAAGTATTGTTCTCTACAAAAGAGGAAAATGGAAACGCATCAAAGTATAA
- a CDS encoding ABC transporter permease translates to MNFPLYIAKRYILSNSKNNAINIINRIASMGIIVGAMALFVVLSVFSGLKVFSLSFTNEIDPDLKISSTLGKSFLISPNQEDQIKKIDGLVSYTKIIEERVLFTFDGKQEVTYLKGVDANFSKVNAIETKLFNGQWLKPNTYQVVVGYGISQKFSMGLLDFNRQLEVLVPKPGKGAIENPEQAFNKTDLIPVGIYAISEDLDSKYVFADLGLAQELLEYKTNQVSGIEIKTKTDADETAIIAQLQTIFNNKITVKNRAQLNESLYKMLNTENIAVYLIFTLVIVVALFNLIGALIMMILDKKGNLKTLFNLGTEIKDLRKIFLLQGTLLSVFGGIIGLILGIIIVLLQEYFQLVMITPTLAYPVIFSLENVLIVMGTIVALGFIASLIASSRVSKKLLD, encoded by the coding sequence TTGAATTTCCCCCTTTACATAGCCAAACGCTACATTCTTAGCAACAGTAAAAACAATGCTATCAATATCATCAATCGCATTGCCAGCATGGGAATTATTGTTGGTGCAATGGCTTTGTTTGTGGTTTTATCCGTTTTTAGCGGGTTGAAAGTTTTTAGTCTTTCCTTTACTAATGAGATTGATCCCGATTTAAAAATAAGCAGCACTTTAGGTAAATCCTTTTTGATTTCTCCAAATCAGGAAGACCAAATCAAGAAAATTGATGGTCTGGTTTCGTATACTAAAATTATCGAAGAGCGTGTTTTATTCACTTTTGACGGAAAACAAGAAGTGACGTACTTGAAAGGAGTTGATGCTAATTTTAGCAAAGTTAACGCAATAGAAACAAAACTTTTCAACGGACAATGGTTGAAACCAAATACGTATCAAGTGGTTGTGGGTTACGGAATTTCCCAAAAATTTTCTATGGGATTGCTGGACTTTAATCGTCAACTAGAAGTTCTGGTTCCAAAACCAGGAAAAGGCGCTATCGAAAATCCAGAACAAGCTTTTAACAAAACGGATCTAATTCCTGTTGGAATTTACGCCATCAGCGAAGACCTTGATTCGAAATATGTTTTTGCTGATTTAGGTTTAGCCCAAGAACTATTAGAATACAAAACCAATCAGGTTTCTGGAATTGAAATCAAAACAAAAACTGATGCTGATGAAACAGCTATTATTGCCCAACTTCAAACTATTTTCAACAATAAAATTACGGTCAAAAACAGAGCACAGCTCAACGAATCACTCTATAAAATGTTGAATACCGAAAATATTGCCGTGTATTTAATATTTACTTTGGTCATTGTTGTGGCACTTTTCAACTTGATTGGCGCATTGATAATGATGATTTTAGATAAAAAAGGAAACCTAAAAACCCTTTTTAATCTGGGAACTGAAATCAAGGATTTGCGAAAAATATTCTTGCTTCAAGGCACTTTACTGAGTGTTTTTGGTGGAATTATTGGCTTAATTCTAGGAATCATAATCGTGTTGCTACAAGAATATTTTCAGTTGGTTATGATTACTCCTACACTTGCGTATCCAGTAATTTTTTCTCTCGAAAACGTACTAATCGTCATGGGAACTATCGTTGCACTAGGCTTTATTGCTTCCTTAATTGCAAGTAGTCGCGTGAGTAAAAAACTATTGGATTAG
- the rbfA gene encoding 30S ribosome-binding factor RbfA, whose protein sequence is METNRQKKIGGVIQKDLVDILQGEVRKNGVANLIISVSKVTVTTDLSVATVHLSVFPQDKANEILEAVKSNSKNIKHELSQRVRLQLRKVPNLVFFIDDSLDYIEKIDNALANRDNPIENRDLLDKRRFQ, encoded by the coding sequence ATGGAAACAAATAGACAGAAAAAAATAGGTGGAGTTATCCAAAAAGATTTGGTTGACATTCTGCAAGGTGAAGTGAGAAAAAACGGAGTAGCTAATTTAATTATTTCGGTATCCAAGGTTACGGTAACTACAGATTTATCAGTAGCTACAGTGCATTTAAGCGTTTTTCCTCAAGATAAAGCAAATGAGATTTTAGAGGCAGTTAAGTCGAATTCTAAAAATATAAAACACGAGTTATCGCAACGTGTTCGTTTGCAATTGCGTAAAGTACCTAATTTAGTTTTCTTTATTGACGACTCATTAGACTACATTGAAAAGATTGATAATGCCCTAGCAAATAGAGATAATCCTATAGAAAATAGAGATCTCCTAGACAAACGCAGATTTCAATAA
- a CDS encoding UvrD-helicase domain-containing protein, producing the protein MQRPSFSIYDASAGSGKTYALVKEYLKIILVSKKNDAYRNILAITFTNKAVHEMKSRIVGSLSEFAKEEPSAKAQDLMQDLAIDTQLSIIQIKTKSQQIIKHIIHNYAAFDISTIDKFTHKVIRAFAHDLGLPMTFEVTLDTENLLVEAVDAIIAQAGEDETLTKLLIDFTMEKTDDDKSWDISREIFETGRLVLNENNRNEITHFQDKSIAEFVEIKTKLSEACKDLEKQTIVFAEEVLSLIDKNGIDTKSFSRGTFPNHINSIQQGKFNPKNKMFHEFDDIAINKTAKDRAIIENLIPEFLQILTKVYTAFEKINFYKAFLKNITPLSLLNTVSNELAKIQEEQNVLSISEFNAIIHREIQNQPAPFIYERLGERYRHFFIDEFQDTSEMQWQNLIPLIDNATSSEIDGEKGTLMIVGDPKQSIYRWRGGKAEQFIDLSKDQNPFNNPEKLLEHLDKNYRSYSQIIEFNNDFFKLLSNEFQHLDYKDLYENHSHQKTNDKTGGYVNISFIPKVEKMDSSPEFTGDEEALDKTELYVLATLNTIQKTLKQGFQYKDIVILTRKRSQGIAIANYLTEQKIPLLSSETLMIQNATEVRLIIHLLKYLKNSSDLESKANFLQYLAQNGQDKLPVHDFIAKGMSLFQETDFENWLMSFDVSLSFQNIRKKSLYEAVEVIISKFLNPKISNAYVQYFLDIVLERDIRNQAGISDFLNFWDKNAEKFSIPSPEGTNAVRIMTIHKSKGLEFPVVIFPFAEEDYNRKPKDKLWLNAEEQDFGLPKVLIDNSSAVEGFGEEAAEVYNQKKQEELLDNINVLYVALTRAEEQLYVISNMNLSSKGVVPENNMCTFFINYVASKGIWNEDKLEYEFGNATKLSLAKLHVDTSKTIPLVAEILNPKNIKIAKREALMWGTHQQEAIEYGNVIHEILSFVKTKSDVDLAITKSIESGLITFGQRETVFNTIQQIVNHSELEICFAEENKVLNEQTIIQKEGKTIKPDRMVISKNNEVLLLDYKTGTHNVKYQQQLENYQLAIELMGYKVIKKALIYIGKGIEVVNL; encoded by the coding sequence ATGCAAAGACCTTCATTCTCTATATACGACGCTTCAGCCGGTTCTGGAAAAACCTATGCGCTTGTCAAAGAATATTTAAAAATTATCCTTGTCTCCAAAAAGAATGATGCCTATCGCAACATTCTCGCCATTACCTTTACCAATAAAGCGGTTCATGAAATGAAATCTCGAATCGTAGGTAGTTTATCTGAGTTTGCCAAAGAGGAACCAAGCGCAAAAGCACAGGATTTAATGCAGGATTTGGCTATTGATACGCAACTTTCAATCATTCAAATCAAAACTAAATCCCAACAAATAATCAAGCACATCATTCATAATTATGCCGCTTTTGATATTTCAACGATTGATAAATTCACACACAAAGTGATTCGAGCTTTTGCCCATGATTTGGGTTTGCCTATGACTTTTGAAGTCACTTTGGATACCGAAAACTTGCTTGTTGAAGCCGTTGATGCTATTATTGCCCAAGCTGGGGAAGATGAAACCTTGACTAAATTACTCATCGATTTCACGATGGAAAAAACCGATGATGACAAATCTTGGGATATTTCACGGGAAATTTTCGAAACCGGTCGTTTGGTTTTAAACGAAAATAACAGAAACGAAATCACGCATTTTCAAGATAAATCCATCGCTGAGTTTGTCGAAATCAAAACCAAACTTTCTGAAGCCTGTAAAGACTTAGAAAAGCAAACTATTGTTTTTGCAGAAGAAGTGCTATCATTAATTGACAAAAATGGAATTGACACCAAATCCTTTTCTAGAGGTACTTTTCCAAATCATATTAATAGCATTCAGCAAGGGAAATTCAATCCTAAGAATAAAATGTTTCATGAGTTTGATGATATTGCAATCAATAAAACGGCAAAAGACCGAGCGATTATTGAAAACCTTATTCCTGAATTTTTGCAAATTCTGACTAAAGTTTATACTGCTTTCGAAAAGATAAATTTCTACAAAGCGTTCCTGAAAAATATTACACCTTTGTCATTGCTGAATACAGTTAGTAATGAATTAGCCAAAATTCAGGAAGAACAAAATGTACTTTCCATATCGGAATTTAATGCGATTATCCATCGCGAAATCCAAAATCAGCCGGCACCTTTTATATATGAACGATTGGGAGAGCGCTACCGCCATTTTTTTATTGATGAATTTCAGGATACTTCTGAGATGCAATGGCAAAACCTAATTCCACTAATTGATAATGCGACATCCAGTGAGATTGATGGCGAAAAAGGAACTTTGATGATTGTGGGCGATCCAAAACAATCTATTTACAGATGGCGTGGCGGGAAAGCAGAACAATTTATTGATTTAAGTAAAGATCAAAATCCATTTAATAATCCTGAGAAACTTCTCGAGCATTTGGATAAAAATTATAGAAGTTATTCGCAAATAATCGAATTCAACAATGATTTTTTTAAGTTGTTATCGAATGAATTTCAGCACTTGGATTATAAAGATTTGTATGAAAATCACAGCCATCAAAAAACGAATGATAAAACGGGTGGATACGTAAACATTTCTTTCATTCCAAAAGTGGAGAAAATGGATAGTAGTCCAGAATTTACAGGAGATGAAGAAGCTTTGGATAAAACGGAATTGTATGTTTTAGCCACTTTAAACACGATTCAGAAAACGTTGAAACAAGGGTTTCAATATAAAGACATCGTTATTTTGACTAGAAAACGAAGCCAAGGAATTGCGATTGCTAATTATTTGACTGAGCAAAAAATTCCGCTTTTGTCATCGGAAACCTTAATGATTCAAAACGCAACCGAAGTACGGCTGATTATTCATTTATTAAAATATTTGAAAAATAGTTCCGACTTGGAGTCCAAAGCAAACTTTCTTCAATATTTAGCTCAAAATGGTCAGGATAAATTACCTGTTCATGATTTTATTGCCAAAGGAATGTCGTTGTTTCAAGAAACGGATTTTGAAAACTGGTTGATGAGTTTTGATGTTTCGCTTTCGTTTCAAAACATTCGAAAGAAATCATTGTATGAGGCTGTAGAGGTTATTATTTCGAAATTCCTAAATCCAAAAATAAGTAATGCTTACGTCCAATATTTTCTTGACATCGTTCTCGAACGCGACATTCGTAATCAAGCGGGAATTTCAGATTTCTTGAATTTCTGGGATAAAAATGCGGAAAAATTCAGTATTCCGTCTCCCGAAGGAACTAATGCTGTGCGGATTATGACGATTCATAAATCGAAAGGATTGGAATTTCCAGTCGTGATTTTTCCTTTTGCGGAGGAAGATTACAACAGAAAGCCAAAAGATAAGTTATGGCTGAATGCGGAAGAACAGGATTTTGGTTTGCCAAAGGTTTTAATTGATAATAGCAGTGCGGTAGAAGGTTTTGGAGAAGAAGCGGCGGAGGTTTACAATCAAAAAAAACAAGAAGAATTATTGGACAATATCAATGTCTTGTATGTGGCTTTAACCCGAGCTGAAGAGCAATTGTATGTGATTTCGAATATGAATTTGTCTAGCAAAGGAGTGGTTCCTGAAAACAACATGTGTACTTTTTTTATTAATTATGTAGCTAGCAAAGGGATTTGGAATGAAGATAAATTGGAATATGAATTTGGAAATGCAACTAAATTATCTTTGGCAAAACTTCATGTCGATACATCAAAAACGATTCCTTTAGTTGCTGAAATTTTGAATCCAAAGAATATAAAGATAGCGAAGCGAGAAGCATTAATGTGGGGGACGCATCAACAGGAAGCTATAGAGTATGGAAATGTAATTCACGAAATTCTTTCTTTTGTCAAAACTAAAAGCGATGTTGATTTGGCTATTACTAAGTCTATTGAAAGTGGATTGATCACCTTTGGACAAAGAGAAACCGTTTTTAATACTATTCAACAGATAGTGAATCATAGCGAGTTGGAAATTTGCTTTGCTGAAGAGAATAAAGTTTTGAATGAGCAAACAATTATTCAAAAAGAAGGAAAAACAATCAAACCGGATCGTATGGTCATATCAAAAAATAACGAAGTTTTGTTACTTGATTATAAGACAGGGACACATAATGTGAAATACCAGCAGCAACTGGAAAACTATCAATTAGCAATTGAGTTAATGGGTTATAAAGTGATAAAAAAAGCACTAATTTATATCGGAAAAGGAATCGAAGTAGTAAATTTGTAA
- the kbl gene encoding glycine C-acetyltransferase, translating to MYGKIKEHLQAELQTIEDNGIFKKERIITSPQGAEITISTGETVLNFCANNYLGLSSHPEVIQAAKDALDTHGFGMSSVRFICGTQDIHKTLERKISEFYGTEDTILYAAAFDANGGVFEPLLGEQDCIISDSLNHASIIDGVRLCKAARYRYENSNMEDLEQQLIKATEAGTRFKLIVTDGVFSMDGLVAPLDKICDLADKYDAMVMVDECHAAGFIGATGKGTLEAKGVMGRVDIITGTLGKALGGAMGGYTTAKKEIIEILRQRSRPYLFSNSLAPAIVGASIKVFELLEKDTSLRDKLESNTNYFKKGMKEAGFDIIDGDSAIVPVMLYDAKLSQKMAEELLKKGIYVIGFFFPVVPKDKARIRVQLSAAHTQAHLDKAISAFVEVGRMLNVI from the coding sequence ATGTACGGAAAAATAAAAGAACATCTTCAAGCAGAATTACAAACTATAGAAGACAACGGGATTTTTAAAAAAGAAAGAATTATCACCTCGCCTCAAGGAGCAGAAATTACTATTTCTACTGGAGAAACGGTTTTAAATTTTTGTGCCAATAATTATTTAGGATTATCATCACATCCAGAAGTGATTCAGGCTGCAAAAGACGCTTTGGACACGCATGGTTTCGGAATGTCCTCGGTACGTTTTATTTGTGGAACTCAGGATATTCACAAAACATTAGAAAGAAAAATTTCTGAATTTTACGGCACAGAAGATACTATTCTTTATGCAGCGGCTTTTGATGCTAATGGTGGTGTTTTTGAGCCTTTATTAGGGGAGCAAGATTGTATTATTTCGGATAGTTTGAATCATGCTTCTATTATAGATGGTGTTCGTTTGTGTAAAGCGGCTCGTTACCGTTATGAAAATAGTAACATGGAAGATTTGGAGCAACAATTAATTAAGGCTACAGAAGCTGGAACTCGTTTTAAATTAATTGTTACCGATGGTGTTTTCTCTATGGATGGCCTCGTAGCACCTTTGGATAAAATTTGTGATTTAGCTGATAAGTATGATGCGATGGTTATGGTAGACGAATGTCATGCTGCTGGATTTATTGGAGCCACTGGGAAAGGAACACTAGAGGCAAAAGGGGTGATGGGTCGTGTTGATATCATTACAGGGACACTTGGGAAAGCACTCGGAGGAGCAATGGGAGGTTATACCACTGCCAAGAAAGAAATTATCGAGATATTACGTCAAAGATCTAGACCATACTTATTTTCTAATTCTTTGGCACCTGCAATTGTTGGTGCATCTATAAAAGTATTTGAATTACTAGAAAAGGACACTTCATTACGAGACAAATTGGAATCGAATACTAATTATTTTAAAAAAGGAATGAAAGAGGCAGGCTTTGATATTATTGATGGTGACTCTGCTATAGTTCCGGTTATGTTATATGATGCAAAATTGTCACAAAAAATGGCAGAGGAGCTTTTGAAAAAAGGCATTTATGTTATAGGTTTCTTTTTTCCAGTAGTTCCTAAAGATAAAGCGAGAATTAGAGTACAGTTGTCTGCAGCACACACACAAGCTCATCTAGACAAGGCTATCAGTGCTTTTGTTGAAGTTGGGAGAATGTTAAATGTTATATAA